A region of Toxorhynchites rutilus septentrionalis strain SRP chromosome 1, ASM2978413v1, whole genome shotgun sequence DNA encodes the following proteins:
- the LOC129762171 gene encoding protein phosphatase 1H gives MFNRLKNRVLTVVGPDIPALPSSGGGASSGGSGYHHGRDSGDHGSKGNLPEKFRYARPQFLQLLTFDELKASADHNVRPIIVPRDMSLLPWNTGYAECVNSGKSEWNEDQAAFHRQVLSHPSRQYHDLPYTYFGIYDGHAGYGAALAASNQFHHILHEKLVDIIDLLMPRVEGDDQLQQQQPMAGMGLNAILPHPILFHKQVSKDELIIGALESAFADMDAVLAEDRDKYRNAGGCTALVALFILGKLFVANAGDSRGVLCKRVHRKQLPNLRPPSALVHEEGLNGDAPPEEEEDEYIAYAEPCSFDHTPETERPRLLSVGKLNPNLMGGEYVAMEYAKKPMTKDLGTRILYRQGTMKGWSYKTLTRNDLKMPIVTGEGKRSRLLGTIGVTRGFGDHDLKALGSGLPIKPFLSCHPDVVCIDLSAVESDLSATDNVDGDYGVLVMATDGLWDVTYSQKVARTVFSTLKKFPTERHRYTMAAQELVAKSRGRANINGHWRLADSRAAATVDDISVIVIPVYQYYLEYLEWKRSLQKPKPVVVSTNSNASAAEEALAGEGLSSESESDPLDHAREPDGDTNHRVFPLPNAGSVEGEAVNASKEGVV, from the coding sequence GCAACCTTCCGGAGAAGTTCCGCTACGCCCGGCCCCAGTTCCTGCAGCTGCTAACGTTTGACGAGCTGAAGGCGAGTGCCGACCACAACGTGCGGCCAATCATCGTTCCGCGGGACATGTCACTGCTTCCGTGGAACACCGGATATGCCGAGTGCGTCAACTCGGGTAAATCCGAGTGGAACGAAGATCAGGCAGCGTTTCATCGCCAGGTGCTATCGCATCCCTCCCGGCAGTATCACGATCTCCCGTACACATACTTCGGTATCTATGATGGTCACGCGGGGTACGGCGCGGCACTGGCCGCGTCCAACCAGTTCCATCATATCCTGCACGAGAAGCTGGTCGATATTATCGATCTGCTGATGCCGCGGGTTGAGGGTGACGATCAACTGCAGCAACAGCAGCCGATGGCCGGGATGGGTTTGAACGCGATCCTGCCGCATCCAATTTTGTTCCACAAACAGGTCTCGAAGGATGAACTCATAATAGGGGCACTCGAGTCGGCGTTTGCCGATATGGATGCGGTTCTGGCTGAAGATCGAGACAAGTACCGGAATGCTGGGGGATGTACGGCACTGGTTGCGTTGTTTATTCTGGGCAAACTGTTCGTGGCGAATGCTGGCGATTCTCGGGGAGTTCTTTGCAAGCGAGTCCATCGGAAGCAGCTGCCCAATCTTCGACCTCCCAGTGCGCTAGTACATGAGGAGGGCCTTAACGGTGACGCACCACCGGAGGAGGAAGAAGACGAATACATTGCGTATGCTGAACCTTGCTCATTTGACCACACGCCGGAGACGGAACGGCCAAGATTGCTCTCGGTTGGGAAACTCAATCCAAACCTTATGGGAGGCGAATACGTGGCAATGGAGTACGCCAAGAAACCAATGACGAAAGACCTTGGCACGCGTATCCTCTACCGGCAGGGTACCATGAAGGGCTGGTCCTACAAAACCTTGACACGAAATGATCTTAAGATGCCCATTGTGACGGGCGAAGGCAAGCGTAGTCGATTGCTGGGAACAATCGGAGTCACCCGGGGCTTCGGTGATCATGACCTGAAGGCTCTGGGCAGTGGCCTTCCAATCAAACCATTCCTCAGCTGTCACCCGGACGTAGTCTGCATCGATCTCAGTGCGGTCGAAAGCGATTTGTCGGCGACTGACAACGTTGATGGCGACTATGGGGTTCTGGTAATGGCCACCGATGGTCTGTGGGATGTGACGTACTCGCAAAAGGTCGCGAGAACCGTCTTTTCCACGTTGAAAAAATTTCCAACCGAGCGACATCGGTACACGATGGCCGCCCAGGAGCTGGTAGCGAAATCCCGTGGTCGGGCAAACATAAACGGTCACTGGCGGCTGGCGGATTCCCGCGCAGCGGCAACCGTTGATGACATATCAGTCATCGTTATCCCAGTCTATCAGTACTATCTGGAGTATCTGGAATGGAAACGTTCACTCCAAAAGCCGAAGCCGGTTGTGGTCAGTACGAATTCGAATGCAAGCGCAGCTGAAGAGGCTCTGGCCGGGGAGGGGCTCAGCTCCGAATCGGAATCCGATCCACTGGATCATGCACGCGAACCCGATGGTGACACCAATCACCGAGTATTTCCTTTACCGAATGCCGGGAGTGTGGAAGGAGAAGCGGTCAATGCTTCCAAGGAGGGGGTGGTTTAG